In a genomic window of Campylobacter concisus:
- the nhaD gene encoding sodium:proton antiporter NhaD, whose translation MRFFGLLGLFFAMAFGADGETAAIDLTTTWAGILSLIIFVVGYFFIAAEENFHIDKAKPAIFIGTFMFLLIGVYMLINGMDVHSLEHEVNHLILEIAQIVFFLMVAMTFIEALIERDVFNALKYNLVSKGYTYRKLFWLTGILAFFISPVADNLTTALILSTVLLTIDRNNTNFLVAGAINIVVAANAGGAWSPFGDITTLMAWAAGKAPFVDFFALFPASIIGWFVTAFLLSRVVPSTAPHFDVANEPKVVMKKGGKAVIFIGAFTIFCAVMMHQLFHLPAMWGMMFGFSLLSLYTYYFKKAHKNEEPMHVFHYMSKIENNTLFFFFGILAAVGALHFAGFLNYAVSLYDKFGSTAVNIGVGFLSAIVDNVPVMSAVLKANPAMGADVGEAMSQWLLVTLTAGIGGSMISFGSAAGVGVMGKLKGIYTFGAHMKYAWMVVLGYIVSIIVWYVQFEIFHIYF comes from the coding sequence ATGAGGTTTTTTGGACTTCTAGGCTTGTTTTTCGCGATGGCTTTTGGTGCTGATGGAGAAACCGCAGCTATTGACTTAACTACTACGTGGGCAGGAATTTTATCGCTTATAATTTTTGTTGTTGGATATTTTTTCATAGCAGCAGAAGAAAATTTCCATATCGATAAAGCAAAACCTGCTATCTTTATCGGTACGTTTATGTTCCTGCTTATCGGTGTTTATATGCTTATAAATGGCATGGATGTGCATTCGCTTGAACATGAGGTAAATCACCTGATTTTAGAGATCGCTCAGATTGTATTTTTCTTGATGGTGGCGATGACTTTTATAGAAGCACTTATAGAAAGAGACGTATTTAACGCACTTAAATATAATCTCGTATCAAAAGGCTATACTTATAGAAAGCTGTTTTGGCTAACTGGTATTTTGGCATTTTTCATAAGCCCAGTAGCTGATAACCTAACAACAGCGCTTATTCTTTCAACCGTTCTTCTAACAATAGATAGAAATAATACAAATTTCCTAGTGGCTGGCGCAATAAACATCGTCGTAGCAGCAAATGCAGGTGGAGCATGGAGTCCATTTGGCGATATCACTACGCTTATGGCTTGGGCTGCTGGAAAAGCGCCGTTTGTCGATTTTTTCGCACTTTTCCCAGCATCTATCATAGGTTGGTTTGTAACGGCATTTTTACTTTCTCGTGTAGTGCCAAGTACTGCACCACATTTTGATGTGGCAAATGAGCCAAAAGTGGTTATGAAAAAAGGCGGTAAAGCGGTTATTTTTATAGGTGCATTTACTATCTTTTGTGCAGTTATGATGCATCAGCTTTTCCACTTACCAGCGATGTGGGGAATGATGTTTGGCTTTTCGCTACTTAGTCTTTATACTTACTATTTCAAAAAAGCTCACAAAAATGAAGAGCCAATGCATGTATTTCACTATATGTCAAAGATCGAAAACAACACACTATTTTTCTTCTTTGGAATTTTAGCTGCAGTTGGCGCTCTTCATTTTGCTGGATTTTTAAATTACGCTGTATCACTTTATGATAAATTTGGCTCAACTGCTGTAAATATCGGCGTTGGATTCCTTTCAGCGATCGTTGATAATGTCCCTGTTATGTCAGCTGTCTTAAAAGCAAATCCAGCAATGGGAGCTGATGTGGGCGAGGCGATGAGTCAGTGGCTACTAGTGACACTAACTGCTGGTATCGGTGGTTCGATGATCAGCTTTGGTTCAGCAGCTGGTGTTGGAGTAATGGGTAAATTAAAAGGAATTTATACCTTTGGTGCACATATGAAATACGCTTGGATGGTGGTTCTAGGATATATCGTATCAATCATTGTTTGGTATGTGCAGTTTGAAATTTTTCATATCTATTTTTAA
- the uvrC gene encoding excinuclease ABC subunit UvrC has protein sequence MLIDEIRTLPNEPGVYQYFDAQNRLLYVGKAKILKNRVKSYFKFTPSLAPAEKLSPRISKMISEAVHLEYIVTPSEADALILENSFIKQLKPKYNILLRDDKTYPYIFINLNDEFPRFEITRKVVKGSNIRYFGPYFSGAGELLEALYLNFNLVQKKSCIKGKKACLFYQLKRCYAPCEGKISKESYAKIVNEAIAALQNPNLLITRLEELMLNYAKAEDYEQAAATRDKIQTLKNMQTKVEVDLAKLEDFEAYSVACVHDMICAVRFSVQSGKITGVKTDITQAKNAQKDEINEAYKQAILKSFIAGQPIISTKIYVHESFEDSELVEEILNERFGRKFSITCPKIGDKRKICEIATKNAEVSIEKYLKTHDNVLLNEIKEYFDLAHTPYVVEAYDNSHLFGEASVGAMVRYEHGEWAKQNYRHMHLNSKNDYDQMKESLTARALRFDKLSPPDLWVIDGGEVLLNLACEILASSGANVDVIAISKEKIDAKAHRAKGEAKDKIYTKNGSFSLSTSDKKLQFFQKMRDESHRFVISFHRKTRQKNDMQRSILKQAGVSEGSIAKLISFYGSFDKINEANLDEVAKITNKSVAEKLAVLKEGNLK, from the coding sequence ATGCTAATAGACGAGATAAGAACGCTTCCAAACGAGCCTGGCGTATATCAGTATTTTGACGCACAAAATAGACTCTTATATGTCGGCAAGGCCAAAATTTTAAAAAACAGGGTCAAAAGCTACTTTAAGTTTACCCCAAGCCTAGCTCCGGCTGAAAAACTAAGCCCAAGAATTTCTAAGATGATAAGCGAGGCTGTGCATCTTGAATACATCGTCACTCCAAGCGAAGCAGACGCGCTCATACTTGAAAATTCTTTCATCAAACAACTAAAACCAAAATACAACATCTTGCTTCGTGACGACAAGACATATCCTTATATCTTTATAAATTTAAACGATGAATTTCCAAGATTTGAGATCACCAGAAAGGTTGTAAAAGGCTCGAATATACGATATTTTGGGCCATATTTTAGTGGAGCAGGAGAGCTTCTTGAGGCGCTTTATCTAAATTTCAACCTAGTTCAGAAAAAATCCTGCATCAAAGGCAAAAAAGCCTGCCTTTTTTATCAGCTAAAACGCTGCTATGCCCCGTGTGAGGGCAAAATTTCAAAAGAAAGCTACGCTAAGATCGTAAATGAGGCTATCGCGGCCTTACAAAATCCAAATTTACTCATCACTCGCCTTGAAGAGCTCATGCTAAACTACGCCAAGGCCGAAGACTACGAGCAAGCAGCCGCGACTAGAGATAAGATACAAACACTTAAAAACATGCAAACAAAGGTTGAAGTTGATCTTGCTAAACTTGAGGACTTTGAAGCCTACTCGGTCGCTTGCGTGCACGATATGATCTGTGCGGTAAGATTTAGCGTGCAAAGTGGCAAGATAACTGGCGTGAAAACTGACATCACGCAGGCCAAAAACGCTCAAAAAGACGAGATAAACGAAGCTTATAAGCAGGCTATTTTAAAAAGCTTCATAGCTGGTCAGCCTATAATTAGCACCAAAATTTATGTGCATGAGAGTTTTGAAGATAGCGAGCTGGTGGAGGAAATTTTAAACGAGAGATTTGGGCGTAAATTTAGCATCACTTGCCCTAAAATTGGCGATAAGCGTAAAATTTGTGAGATCGCTACAAAAAACGCTGAAGTTAGCATCGAAAAATATCTAAAAACGCACGATAACGTGCTATTAAACGAGATAAAAGAGTACTTTGACCTAGCTCACACGCCTTACGTGGTCGAGGCTTACGACAACTCACACCTTTTTGGCGAGGCAAGTGTCGGAGCGATGGTGCGCTACGAGCATGGCGAGTGGGCAAAGCAAAACTACCGCCACATGCACTTAAACTCCAAAAACGACTACGATCAGATGAAAGAGAGTTTGACAGCCAGAGCACTTAGATTTGACAAGCTTAGCCCGCCTGATCTTTGGGTGATTGACGGGGGCGAAGTGCTTTTAAACTTAGCCTGTGAAATTTTAGCAAGCAGTGGCGCAAACGTAGATGTGATAGCCATTTCAAAAGAGAAGATCGATGCCAAAGCTCACCGTGCAAAAGGCGAAGCAAAGGATAAAATTTACACAAAAAATGGCAGCTTTAGCCTAAGCACGAGCGATAAAAAGCTTCAGTTTTTCCAAAAAATGCGTGACGAAAGCCATAGATTTGTCATCAGCTTTCACAGAAAAACAAGGCAGAAAAATGATATGCAAAGATCAATTCTAAAGCAAGCTGGCGTATCTGAAGGAAGTATCGCGAAATTAATCAGCTTTTACGGAAGTTTTGATAAAATCAACGAAGCGAATTTAGACGAAGTGGCAAAAATAACAAATAAAAGCGTAGCAGAAAAGCTTGCAGTACTCAAAGAAGGAAATTTGAAGTGA